A genomic region of Micropterus dolomieu isolate WLL.071019.BEF.003 ecotype Adirondacks linkage group LG11, ASM2129224v1, whole genome shotgun sequence contains the following coding sequences:
- the scaf8 gene encoding SR-related and CTD-associated factor 8 isoform X2: MEAVKAFNNELYSLNEYKPPISKAKMTQITKSGIKAIKFYKHVVQSVEKFIQKCKPEYKVPGLYVIDSIVRQSRHQFGMEKDVFAPRFSKNIIATFQHLYRCPSDDKSKIVRVLNLWQKNAVFKSDIIQPLLDMAAGIPPPSVTPVMPSSAAPVNNTTPGTPATPATPANIVQGLPDWASQITNTDTVAAVAQILQSPQGQQLQQLVQSLQMQQQKPQPSLLQALDAGLVVQLQALTAQLTAAATANSLNPLEQRVSSFNKKLLGPFDFGNDSERGEESKKDTSSSQLPMVSEPINSSLFHQLAEQLQQQNLEQFQKQLLEHQQHQQKAMSVEAQDSIFGQENSVATAQSTSQAQLPEPENKLDDSIDNQQQDMDLDEGPDGMEEELFEAEEKKIVSTRSRTRSRSRSRSPKRRRSRSRSGSRKRKHRKRSRSRSRDRKRKSSRSYSSERRARERDKERQKKGLPPIRSKTLSVCSTTLWVGQVDKKATQQDLTNLFEEYGQIESINMIPPRGCAYICMVHRQDAYRARQKLSTGSFKIGSKIIKIAWALNKGVKQEYKQFWDVDLGVTYIPWEKVKLDDLDGFAEGGIIDQETVNDEWEASKNSEPAKEVTSQPVSAETTTASNTQTETYSQQVTMMPVQLPVAQAVPSAVGLVPPSFPVTMGIPPPGYGPPPPFIRAGFNTSQPPPGFMQAAQTAAMASATTSLVQSSTSQEAVKESPFSAMIPPTSTIPGSFMASAIPGAGVFNPVGVQTQHATSDKTAQSAEGMQNAVRSGMGLLGMHPTASLTHPLHQSGLAGQRMPGLLPLDVRPNLLQPGVAARFPLLMQQGPAQQAAGLLDSALQAQARARAPFSQLDPFNRAPNLNNENVSKTEDESSSGADEGKDQDYRFPPMEKQSTGLLRTPPPEHREPLGGGGGAGGVGGGRPPLLQTPGTQPARTSLAGRLQALAGFTPDNRWNQTRGDFDERDGMRGGLQAQGGPKGFQEERPTPGQNFPNRFDSRPGTAGGAAGVPGNAGAVGGPQAWNRSGGATAPFDSELHQDLDDRRRPWDRQRDRDERDFDFRREMNGNRHSRERERERERDRERGRDRPREHERERDRDKERDRERERERGGWTPLLPLPTPLLPTPALNPNLTLNQGKLLTPLKLNPQIQQRFQSPLLPQGQAKPSLLGLNQPLPQIQIKSPPPSQSQAAVPEPQSAEPSETHQAKSPPSAQSLDPTCNSKGQSPLTEAPTQAESSPQTETPSQTESPSQPMTQSPSKTTSSPDNETPSQASPLVEASSQDSPVAFTQAASSPEETTYSLEEQQSPQKDEEESQERASSPQPQWGNGPGMDNSIVAEPTPEASPEPTQEPSTDSVLPESEPEQQQEQLDSPKDVDNEQSEPVEEAASQPVVDTVTDTEGT, from the exons ttctaCAAGCATGTTGTCCAGAGTGTGGAGAAGTTCATACAAAAG TGCAAACCAGAATACAAAGTCCCAGGGTTGTACGTCATCGACTCGATTGTCAGACAGTCGCGACACCAGTTTGGCATGGAGAAAGATGTTTTTGCCCCACGCTTCAGCAAAAATATCATTGCAACGTTCCAGCACCTTTATCGTTGCCCATCAGACGATAAG AGTAAGATAGTGCGAGTCCTGAACCTGTGGCAAAAGAATGCGGTCTTCAAGAGTGACATCATCCAGCCACTGTTGGACATGGCAGCAGGGATTCCCCCTCCCAGTGTCACACCAGTCATGCCCAGCAGTGCTGCCCCAGTCAATAACACTACACCTG GCACGCCGGCTACTCCGGCTACCCCAGCTAACATAGTCCAGGGTCTGCCTGATTGGGCTTCACAGATTACCAACACAGACACTGTGGCTGCTGTGGCACAGATCCTACAGAGTCCCCAGGGACAACAG CTGCAGCAGCTGGTTCAGAGTCTACagatgcagcagcagaagcCCCAGCCTTCCCTGCTGCAGGCCCTGGATGCTGGCCTGGTGGTGCAGTTGCAAGCCCTGACAGCTCAACTCACTGCCGCTGCTACTGCCAACAGCCTCAACCCCCTGGAGCAGAGAGTCTCCTCTTTTAATAAG aAACTTCTGGGTCCTTTTGATTTTGGGAATGATTCTGAACGCGGTGAAGAATCTAAAAAGGACACTTCATCATCTCAACT GCCCATGGTGTCGGAGCCCATTAACAGCTCCCTCTTCCATCAGCTGGCTGAGCAGCTACAACAGCAGAACCTGGAGCAGTTTCAGAAACAGCTTTTAGAGCACCAGCAACACCAACAGAAG GCAATGAGTGTGGAGGCACAAGACTCAATCTTTGGGCAGGAGAACTCAGTTGCGACTGCTCAGAGCACCAGCCAGGCTCAACTTCCTGAGCCAGAGAACAAGTTGGATGACTCCATAGACAACCAACAACAG GACATGGATCTGGATGAGGGCCCTGATGGTATGGAGGAGGAGCTCTTTGAGGCGGAGGAGAAGAAGATTGTGAGCACACGCTCCAGAACACGCTCAAGGTCGCGCTCTAG gTCTCCCAAGAGGAGAAGGTCCAGGTCCCGCTCAGGCTCGCGTAAACGTAAACACCGCAAGCGATCACGCTCACGCTCCAGAGACCGCAAGAGGAAGTCATCACGTTCTTACTCAAGTGAAAGACGCGCCCGAGAGCGAGATAAGGAGCGGCAGAAGAAAGGACTGCCTCCCATCCGATCCAAGACTCTAAGTG TGTGCAGCACAACTCTATGGGTGGGGCAGGTGGACAAGAAGGCTACTCAGCAAGACCTTACCAATTTATTTGAAGAGTATGGCCAGATTGAGTCGATTAAT ATGATCCCTCCCAGAGGCTGTGCCTACATCTGTATGGTCCACAGACAGGATGCGTACCGTGCTCGCCAGAAGCTCAGCACTGGCTCCTTTAAGATTGGCTCCAAAATCATTAAG ATTGCATGGGCTCTGAACAAGGGGGTAAAGCAGGAGTACAAGCAGTTTTGGGATGTGGACCTGGGCGTCACCTACATTCCCTGGGAGAAAGTTAAGCTGGATGACCTGGATGGCTTTGCTGAAGGAGGAATCATAGACCAGGAGACCGTTAATGATG AGTGGGAAGCATCCAAGAATTCTGAACCAGCCAAGGAGGTTACAAGTCAGCCAGTAAGCGCTGAGACTACAACAGCATCTAACACCCAGACTGAAACCTACAGTCAGCAGGTCACCATGATGCCTGTGCAG CTGCCAGTGGCCCAGGCTGTTCCCAGTGCAGTCGGTTTGGTGCCTCCTTCCTTCCCTGTCACTATGGGCATACCTCCACCAGGCTACGGGCCCCCACCACCGTTCATAAGGGCTGGTTTCAATACCTCACAGCCCCCGCCCG GTTTTATGCAGGCAGCACAGACAGCAGCCATGGCCTCAGCAACTACTT CTCTAGTGCAGTCTTCAACCAGCCAAGAAGCTGTCAAGGAATCACCATTCAGCGCTATGATTCCTCCGACCAGCACTATCCCCGGTAGCTTCATGGCCTCAGCCATCCCTGGAGCTGGTGTGTTCAACCCAGTGGGAGTCCAAACTCAGCACGCCACCAGTGACAAAACAGCACAGTCTGCAGAGG GCATGCAGAATGCAGTCCGCAGTGGGATGGGTCTCCTTGGCATGCACCCCACAGCTTCCCTCACCCACCCGCTGCATCAGTCTGGTCTGGCTGGACAGAGAATGCCTGGCCTGCTGCCTCTTGATGTGCGACCTAACCTCCTCCAACCTGGGGTAGCCGCCCGCTTCCCACTGCTCATGCAGCAGGGCCCTGCACAGCAGGCTGCTGGTCTCCTTGACAGTGCCCTCCAGGCTCAAGCCCGTGCTAGGGCTCCCTTCTCTCAGCTGGACCCCTTCAACAGGGCCCCCAACCTTAACAATGAAAATGTATCCAAGACAGAAGATGAGTCTTCCTCTGGGGCTGATGAGGGCAAAGACCAGGATTATCGCTTCCCTCCGATGGAAAAGCAGAGCACAGGCCTGCTGAGGACCCCTCCGCCAGAGCATAGGGAGCCActtggaggtggtggtggagcaggAGGTGTTGGGGGAGGTAGGCCTCCCTTGCTTCAGACCCCAGGGACTCAGCCAGCCAGAACCAGTCTAGCGGGACGTCTGCAGGCTCTTGCAGGCTTCACTCCTGATAACCGCTGGAACCAGACCAGAGGGGACTTTGATGAACGAGATGGCATGCGCGGAGGACTACAGGCCCAGGGTGGTCCAAAAGGCTTTCAGGAGGAGCGGCCCACACCTGGCCAGAACTTCCCCAACCGCTTTGACAGCCGTCCTGggacagcaggaggagcagctggaGTTCCGGGAAATGCTGGAGCTGTTGGGGGGCCACAGGCCTGGAACCGTAGTGGTGGTGCCACGGCGCCTTTCGACAGTGAACTACATCAAGACCTGGATGACCGAAGACGTCCGTGGGACaggcaaagagacagagatgaaagAGATTTTGACTTCAGGAGGGAGATGAATGGTAACCGCCACAGCCGGGAGAGAGAGCGGGAGcgtgagagagacagggagcGAGGCCGAGACCGCCCCAGAGAGCATGAACGCGAAAGAGACCGTGACAAAGAGAGAGACCGCGAGAGGGAACGTGAACGTGGGGGCTGGAcacctcttctccctctacctACACCTCTGCTTCCAACTCCAGCTCTCAATCCCAACCTGACCCTGAACCAAGGCAAACTGCTTACACCGCTCAAATTGAACCCCCAGATTCAGCAACGGTTCCAGTCCCCACTCCTGCCTCAAGGTCAGGCCAAGCCCTCTCTCTTGGGTCTGAATCAGCCACTGCCACAGATTCAGATTAAGTCTCCACCTCCATCACAGAGCCAGGCAGCAGTGCCCGAGCCCCAGTCAGCAGAACCATCTGAGACACATCAGGCAAAGTCACCACCCTCAGCCCAATCACTTGACCCAACATGTAACAGCAAGGGTCAGAGCCCATTGACGGAGGCTCCCACCCAGGCCGAGTCATCACCACAAACTGAGACCCCTTCACAAACAGAATCTCCATCCCAGCCCATGACCCAGTCCCCCTCCAAAACCACTTCTTCTCCAGACAATGAGACCCCAAGCCAGGCTTCACCGTTGGTTGAGGCCTCATCCCAGGACTCACCTGTGGCCTTCACACAAGCTGCCAGCTCCCCTGAAGAGACGACTTACTCTCTGGAGGAGCAGCAAAGCCCACAGAAGGATGAGGAGGAATCACAAGAGAGAGCCTCCTCACCCCAACCCCAGTGGGGCAATGGACCTGGGATGGACAATAGCATTGTGGCTGAACCCACACCTGAGGCCTCTCCTGAGCCCACTCAGGAACCCTCCACCGATTCTGTGCTCCCTGAAAGTGaaccagagcagcagcaggagcagcttgaCTCTCCTAAGGACGTAGACAATGAACAGAGTGAGCCCGTGGAGGAAGCTGCAAGTCAGCCAGTGGTAGACACTGTCACAGACACTGAGGGGACATAA
- the scaf8 gene encoding SR-related and CTD-associated factor 8 isoform X1: MEAVKAFNNELYSLNEYKPPISKAKMTQITKSGIKAIKFYKHVVQSVEKFIQKCKPEYKVPGLYVIDSIVRQSRHQFGMEKDVFAPRFSKNIIATFQHLYRCPSDDKSKIVRVLNLWQKNAVFKSDIIQPLLDMAAGIPPPSVTPVMPSSAAPVNNTTPGTPATPATPANIVQGLPDWASQITNTDTVAAVAQILQSPQGQQLQQLVQSLQMQQQKPQPSLLQALDAGLVVQLQALTAQLTAAATANSLNPLEQRVSSFNKKLLGPFDFGNDSERGEESKKDTSSSQLPMVSEPINSSLFHQLAEQLQQQNLEQFQKQLLEHQQHQQKAMSVEAQDSIFGQENSVATAQSTSQAQLPEPENKLDDSIDNQQQDMDLDEGPDGMEEELFEAEEKKIVSTRSRTRSRSRSRSPKRRRSRSRSGSRKRKHRKRSRSRSRDRKRKSSRSYSSERRARERDKERQKKGLPPIRSKTLSVCSTTLWVGQVDKKATQQDLTNLFEEYGQIESINMIPPRGCAYICMVHRQDAYRARQKLSTGSFKIGSKIIKIAWALNKGVKQEYKQFWDVDLGVTYIPWEKVKLDDLDGFAEGGIIDQETVNDEWEASKNSEPAKEVTSQPVSAETTTASNTQTETYSQQVTMMPVQLPVAQAVPSAVGLVPPSFPVTMGIPPPGYGPPPPFIRAGFNTSQPPPGFMQAAQTAAMASATTSLVQSSTSQEAVKESPFSAMIPPTSTIPGSFMASAIPGAGVFNPVGVQTQHATSDKTAQSAEGMDAAAELTLQGMQNAVRSGMGLLGMHPTASLTHPLHQSGLAGQRMPGLLPLDVRPNLLQPGVAARFPLLMQQGPAQQAAGLLDSALQAQARARAPFSQLDPFNRAPNLNNENVSKTEDESSSGADEGKDQDYRFPPMEKQSTGLLRTPPPEHREPLGGGGGAGGVGGGRPPLLQTPGTQPARTSLAGRLQALAGFTPDNRWNQTRGDFDERDGMRGGLQAQGGPKGFQEERPTPGQNFPNRFDSRPGTAGGAAGVPGNAGAVGGPQAWNRSGGATAPFDSELHQDLDDRRRPWDRQRDRDERDFDFRREMNGNRHSRERERERERDRERGRDRPREHERERDRDKERDRERERERGGWTPLLPLPTPLLPTPALNPNLTLNQGKLLTPLKLNPQIQQRFQSPLLPQGQAKPSLLGLNQPLPQIQIKSPPPSQSQAAVPEPQSAEPSETHQAKSPPSAQSLDPTCNSKGQSPLTEAPTQAESSPQTETPSQTESPSQPMTQSPSKTTSSPDNETPSQASPLVEASSQDSPVAFTQAASSPEETTYSLEEQQSPQKDEEESQERASSPQPQWGNGPGMDNSIVAEPTPEASPEPTQEPSTDSVLPESEPEQQQEQLDSPKDVDNEQSEPVEEAASQPVVDTVTDTEGT, translated from the exons ttctaCAAGCATGTTGTCCAGAGTGTGGAGAAGTTCATACAAAAG TGCAAACCAGAATACAAAGTCCCAGGGTTGTACGTCATCGACTCGATTGTCAGACAGTCGCGACACCAGTTTGGCATGGAGAAAGATGTTTTTGCCCCACGCTTCAGCAAAAATATCATTGCAACGTTCCAGCACCTTTATCGTTGCCCATCAGACGATAAG AGTAAGATAGTGCGAGTCCTGAACCTGTGGCAAAAGAATGCGGTCTTCAAGAGTGACATCATCCAGCCACTGTTGGACATGGCAGCAGGGATTCCCCCTCCCAGTGTCACACCAGTCATGCCCAGCAGTGCTGCCCCAGTCAATAACACTACACCTG GCACGCCGGCTACTCCGGCTACCCCAGCTAACATAGTCCAGGGTCTGCCTGATTGGGCTTCACAGATTACCAACACAGACACTGTGGCTGCTGTGGCACAGATCCTACAGAGTCCCCAGGGACAACAG CTGCAGCAGCTGGTTCAGAGTCTACagatgcagcagcagaagcCCCAGCCTTCCCTGCTGCAGGCCCTGGATGCTGGCCTGGTGGTGCAGTTGCAAGCCCTGACAGCTCAACTCACTGCCGCTGCTACTGCCAACAGCCTCAACCCCCTGGAGCAGAGAGTCTCCTCTTTTAATAAG aAACTTCTGGGTCCTTTTGATTTTGGGAATGATTCTGAACGCGGTGAAGAATCTAAAAAGGACACTTCATCATCTCAACT GCCCATGGTGTCGGAGCCCATTAACAGCTCCCTCTTCCATCAGCTGGCTGAGCAGCTACAACAGCAGAACCTGGAGCAGTTTCAGAAACAGCTTTTAGAGCACCAGCAACACCAACAGAAG GCAATGAGTGTGGAGGCACAAGACTCAATCTTTGGGCAGGAGAACTCAGTTGCGACTGCTCAGAGCACCAGCCAGGCTCAACTTCCTGAGCCAGAGAACAAGTTGGATGACTCCATAGACAACCAACAACAG GACATGGATCTGGATGAGGGCCCTGATGGTATGGAGGAGGAGCTCTTTGAGGCGGAGGAGAAGAAGATTGTGAGCACACGCTCCAGAACACGCTCAAGGTCGCGCTCTAG gTCTCCCAAGAGGAGAAGGTCCAGGTCCCGCTCAGGCTCGCGTAAACGTAAACACCGCAAGCGATCACGCTCACGCTCCAGAGACCGCAAGAGGAAGTCATCACGTTCTTACTCAAGTGAAAGACGCGCCCGAGAGCGAGATAAGGAGCGGCAGAAGAAAGGACTGCCTCCCATCCGATCCAAGACTCTAAGTG TGTGCAGCACAACTCTATGGGTGGGGCAGGTGGACAAGAAGGCTACTCAGCAAGACCTTACCAATTTATTTGAAGAGTATGGCCAGATTGAGTCGATTAAT ATGATCCCTCCCAGAGGCTGTGCCTACATCTGTATGGTCCACAGACAGGATGCGTACCGTGCTCGCCAGAAGCTCAGCACTGGCTCCTTTAAGATTGGCTCCAAAATCATTAAG ATTGCATGGGCTCTGAACAAGGGGGTAAAGCAGGAGTACAAGCAGTTTTGGGATGTGGACCTGGGCGTCACCTACATTCCCTGGGAGAAAGTTAAGCTGGATGACCTGGATGGCTTTGCTGAAGGAGGAATCATAGACCAGGAGACCGTTAATGATG AGTGGGAAGCATCCAAGAATTCTGAACCAGCCAAGGAGGTTACAAGTCAGCCAGTAAGCGCTGAGACTACAACAGCATCTAACACCCAGACTGAAACCTACAGTCAGCAGGTCACCATGATGCCTGTGCAG CTGCCAGTGGCCCAGGCTGTTCCCAGTGCAGTCGGTTTGGTGCCTCCTTCCTTCCCTGTCACTATGGGCATACCTCCACCAGGCTACGGGCCCCCACCACCGTTCATAAGGGCTGGTTTCAATACCTCACAGCCCCCGCCCG GTTTTATGCAGGCAGCACAGACAGCAGCCATGGCCTCAGCAACTACTT CTCTAGTGCAGTCTTCAACCAGCCAAGAAGCTGTCAAGGAATCACCATTCAGCGCTATGATTCCTCCGACCAGCACTATCCCCGGTAGCTTCATGGCCTCAGCCATCCCTGGAGCTGGTGTGTTCAACCCAGTGGGAGTCCAAACTCAGCACGCCACCAGTGACAAAACAGCACAGTCTGCAGAGGGTATGgatgctgctgcagagcttaCATTGCAAG GCATGCAGAATGCAGTCCGCAGTGGGATGGGTCTCCTTGGCATGCACCCCACAGCTTCCCTCACCCACCCGCTGCATCAGTCTGGTCTGGCTGGACAGAGAATGCCTGGCCTGCTGCCTCTTGATGTGCGACCTAACCTCCTCCAACCTGGGGTAGCCGCCCGCTTCCCACTGCTCATGCAGCAGGGCCCTGCACAGCAGGCTGCTGGTCTCCTTGACAGTGCCCTCCAGGCTCAAGCCCGTGCTAGGGCTCCCTTCTCTCAGCTGGACCCCTTCAACAGGGCCCCCAACCTTAACAATGAAAATGTATCCAAGACAGAAGATGAGTCTTCCTCTGGGGCTGATGAGGGCAAAGACCAGGATTATCGCTTCCCTCCGATGGAAAAGCAGAGCACAGGCCTGCTGAGGACCCCTCCGCCAGAGCATAGGGAGCCActtggaggtggtggtggagcaggAGGTGTTGGGGGAGGTAGGCCTCCCTTGCTTCAGACCCCAGGGACTCAGCCAGCCAGAACCAGTCTAGCGGGACGTCTGCAGGCTCTTGCAGGCTTCACTCCTGATAACCGCTGGAACCAGACCAGAGGGGACTTTGATGAACGAGATGGCATGCGCGGAGGACTACAGGCCCAGGGTGGTCCAAAAGGCTTTCAGGAGGAGCGGCCCACACCTGGCCAGAACTTCCCCAACCGCTTTGACAGCCGTCCTGggacagcaggaggagcagctggaGTTCCGGGAAATGCTGGAGCTGTTGGGGGGCCACAGGCCTGGAACCGTAGTGGTGGTGCCACGGCGCCTTTCGACAGTGAACTACATCAAGACCTGGATGACCGAAGACGTCCGTGGGACaggcaaagagacagagatgaaagAGATTTTGACTTCAGGAGGGAGATGAATGGTAACCGCCACAGCCGGGAGAGAGAGCGGGAGcgtgagagagacagggagcGAGGCCGAGACCGCCCCAGAGAGCATGAACGCGAAAGAGACCGTGACAAAGAGAGAGACCGCGAGAGGGAACGTGAACGTGGGGGCTGGAcacctcttctccctctacctACACCTCTGCTTCCAACTCCAGCTCTCAATCCCAACCTGACCCTGAACCAAGGCAAACTGCTTACACCGCTCAAATTGAACCCCCAGATTCAGCAACGGTTCCAGTCCCCACTCCTGCCTCAAGGTCAGGCCAAGCCCTCTCTCTTGGGTCTGAATCAGCCACTGCCACAGATTCAGATTAAGTCTCCACCTCCATCACAGAGCCAGGCAGCAGTGCCCGAGCCCCAGTCAGCAGAACCATCTGAGACACATCAGGCAAAGTCACCACCCTCAGCCCAATCACTTGACCCAACATGTAACAGCAAGGGTCAGAGCCCATTGACGGAGGCTCCCACCCAGGCCGAGTCATCACCACAAACTGAGACCCCTTCACAAACAGAATCTCCATCCCAGCCCATGACCCAGTCCCCCTCCAAAACCACTTCTTCTCCAGACAATGAGACCCCAAGCCAGGCTTCACCGTTGGTTGAGGCCTCATCCCAGGACTCACCTGTGGCCTTCACACAAGCTGCCAGCTCCCCTGAAGAGACGACTTACTCTCTGGAGGAGCAGCAAAGCCCACAGAAGGATGAGGAGGAATCACAAGAGAGAGCCTCCTCACCCCAACCCCAGTGGGGCAATGGACCTGGGATGGACAATAGCATTGTGGCTGAACCCACACCTGAGGCCTCTCCTGAGCCCACTCAGGAACCCTCCACCGATTCTGTGCTCCCTGAAAGTGaaccagagcagcagcaggagcagcttgaCTCTCCTAAGGACGTAGACAATGAACAGAGTGAGCCCGTGGAGGAAGCTGCAAGTCAGCCAGTGGTAGACACTGTCACAGACACTGAGGGGACATAA